A single window of Acidobacteriota bacterium DNA harbors:
- a CDS encoding cytochrome c: MVVATALIAVTASAFASTFAPDDQSSASARQAPAAPRSYGLGRVATADEIKKLDIDVMPDGRGLPAGRGTVAEGATIYAAKCRSCHGATGEGATAERLVGRESGPNFNFAIDPKLVKTVGNYWPYATTLYDYTFRAMPFMEPGTLTPNETYALVAYLLALNKIVPDDAVMDQASLPKVVMPARDRFVPDNRKGGKLVK; the protein is encoded by the coding sequence ATGGTTGTTGCTACGGCGCTGATCGCGGTTACGGCGTCCGCCTTCGCGTCCACCTTCGCACCCGATGATCAATCGAGTGCTTCGGCGAGACAGGCTCCTGCGGCGCCACGGTCGTACGGTCTCGGACGGGTCGCCACGGCTGACGAGATCAAGAAACTCGACATCGACGTCATGCCCGACGGCCGCGGTCTCCCCGCGGGCCGCGGGACGGTGGCCGAGGGCGCCACGATCTATGCGGCCAAGTGCCGTTCGTGTCACGGCGCGACCGGGGAAGGGGCTACGGCCGAACGCCTCGTCGGCCGCGAGTCGGGTCCCAACTTCAACTTCGCCATCGATCCGAAACTGGTGAAGACGGTCGGCAACTACTGGCCGTATGCGACCACGCTCTACGACTACACCTTCCGCGCGATGCCGTTCATGGAGCCCGGCACGCTGACGCCGAACGAGACGTACGCGCTCGTCGCCTACCTCCTCGCACTCAACAAGATCGTGCCAGACGACGCGGTGATGGACCAGGCGTCGCTGCCGAAGGTGGTGATGCCGGCGCGCGACAGGTTCGTGCCTGACAATCGAAAGGGCGGGAAGTTGGTGAAGTAG
- a CDS encoding HupE/UreJ family protein — translation MPLRLEGLRSRSPSRSGRVALALLAILAGTPALLAHEAERTRVLLTFTGDERFVLEVANDPLWMLLRLETFAGGTVPPNPTAAERDARLAQLTAVFADRIVLFVDGHEVRAESVVYQPPPTSPPDALARFTLTGRMPRGASTLRWLYGIVADPYPLEIRQADGSSTVEWITGTNWSGVIDLTRSFPQPTRWQIARQYLALGYTHILPKGLDHILFVLGLFLLSPRVKTLLLQVTAFTLAHSITLGLAIYGLVSLPSRLVEPLIALSIAYVAIENLVTRALTPWRLALVFAFGLLHGLGFAGVLRELGLPRGEFLTGLLAFNVGVEGGQLTVIAIAMLLVWPFVNRGWYRHRVVLPASLAIGAMGIYWTIARVLSSQ, via the coding sequence GTGCCCCTTCGACTCGAGGGACTTCGCTCGCGAAGTCCCTCTCGCTCAGGACGAGTAGCCCTGGCGCTCCTGGCAATCCTTGCGGGAACGCCAGCGCTGCTCGCTCACGAAGCGGAACGCACCCGCGTCCTTCTGACTTTTACCGGCGATGAACGCTTCGTGCTCGAGGTCGCCAACGATCCCCTGTGGATGCTGCTGCGCCTCGAAACGTTCGCCGGCGGCACCGTGCCGCCCAATCCCACCGCGGCCGAACGCGATGCCCGTCTCGCGCAACTCACCGCCGTCTTCGCCGACCGCATCGTTTTGTTCGTGGACGGGCATGAGGTCCGCGCCGAGTCGGTGGTCTACCAGCCACCACCCACGTCGCCGCCGGATGCGCTGGCGCGCTTCACGCTGACGGGTCGCATGCCGCGCGGCGCCTCGACGCTGCGCTGGCTCTACGGAATCGTCGCCGATCCGTATCCGCTGGAGATTCGCCAGGCCGACGGATCGTCCACGGTCGAGTGGATCACCGGCACCAACTGGAGCGGCGTGATCGACCTGACGCGCAGCTTTCCGCAGCCCACCCGCTGGCAGATCGCGCGCCAGTATCTCGCGCTGGGCTACACCCACATCCTGCCGAAAGGGCTGGACCACATCCTGTTCGTCCTCGGCCTGTTCCTGCTCAGCCCGCGGGTGAAGACGCTGCTGCTGCAAGTGACGGCCTTCACCCTGGCCCACTCGATCACGCTGGGCCTCGCCATCTACGGGCTCGTCTCGCTGCCGTCACGCCTCGTCGAGCCGCTGATCGCGCTGTCGATCGCGTATGTCGCGATCGAAAATCTCGTCACGCGGGCGCTCACGCCGTGGCGGCTGGCCCTGGTGTTCGCGTTCGGCCTGCTGCACGGGCTGGGCTTCGCCGGCGTGCTGCGCGAGCTGGGATTGCCGCGCGGCGAGTTCCTCACGGGGCTACTGGCGTTCAATGTGGGCGTCGAAGGCGGACAGCTGACGGTGATCGCGATCGCGATGCTGCTGGTGTGGCCATTCGTAAATCGAGGCTGGTATCGCCACCGCGTGGTGCTCCCGGCATCGCTCGCGATTGGTGCGATGGGAATCTATTGGACGATTGCTCGCGTGCTCAGTAGCCAGTAG
- a CDS encoding cytochrome c: MKLRIAFLVLAAAWTSALTQSSLGAQAARTVWDGVYTDAQAERGLGVYTTACAECHAADLTGDGFAPALAGPEFMGNWTDLSVGDLFERIRISMPPSGASGVSPAEKADIVAYMLKYNKFPVGTTELEAKLESLKQIKIELKK, encoded by the coding sequence ATGAAGCTTCGCATTGCTTTCCTGGTCTTGGCGGCTGCCTGGACCTCGGCGCTCACGCAGTCCTCGCTCGGCGCGCAGGCCGCTCGCACGGTGTGGGACGGTGTCTACACCGACGCCCAGGCCGAGCGCGGGTTGGGCGTTTACACGACGGCGTGCGCCGAGTGTCACGCTGCCGATCTCACCGGTGATGGTTTTGCGCCGGCCCTGGCGGGGCCCGAGTTCATGGGCAACTGGACCGATCTGTCGGTAGGCGACCTGTTCGAGCGCATCCGCATTTCGATGCCGCCGAGTGGCGCGTCCGGCGTGAGTCCAGCCGAGAAGGCCGACATCGTCGCCTACATGCTGAAGTACAACAAGTTTCCCGTCGGCACCACCGAACTCGAGGCCAAGCTCGAGAGCTTGAAGCAGATCAAGATCGAACTCAAGAAGTAA
- a CDS encoding ankyrin repeat domain-containing protein, whose translation MRKVIQGLGLVAVLALSLSVMLGAAAAPVADAAMKRDTEAVRTLIKSGADVNAAQGDGMTALHWASRHGDAAMTQMLLFAGANVKATTRLGGYTPLLLAAEHGHAAVISALITGGADAKAGNALGTTALMLAAGSGNATAVTTLVENGAEIEAREKTFGQTPLMFATANNRVEAIQALIKAGADVKATSKVVNVGSLSSQEQEFLAQASGSGAQPGGGGQGRTGQVVAAGTTPPADAPAPAPGAGGGGGRRGGGGRPGIDRPFFYNELIGTQGGVTALMLAARGGYADAVKTLVAAGADVNQVSAGDKTSPLLIATINGQFDLAQWLLERGANPNAAAENGVTPLYAALNVTWAPRALYPQPRAHNQQQTTYLSFMKALLEKGADPNLRLTRKVWYSEYNFDLAGVDEIGATPMWRAAFAGDVAAMTLLMEHGADPNIPTMRPAGRQRLGDTGEVRQAADVSGLPPVPLGGPGVPPLQAASGVGFGEGFAANSHIHSPAGFLPGIKYMVEVAGADVNAVDHDGNTALHHAAARGDNESILYLVSKGADVTRVNREGQTVADMANGPVQRTQPYPETLKLLEKLGSKNNNKCVSC comes from the coding sequence ATGCGCAAAGTGATTCAGGGTCTCGGGCTCGTCGCTGTCCTCGCGCTATCGCTGTCGGTGATGCTCGGCGCCGCGGCCGCGCCGGTGGCCGATGCGGCGATGAAGCGCGACACCGAGGCCGTGCGCACGCTGATCAAGAGCGGCGCCGACGTGAACGCGGCCCAGGGCGACGGCATGACCGCGCTGCACTGGGCGTCGCGACACGGCGATGCGGCGATGACGCAGATGCTCCTGTTCGCCGGCGCCAACGTCAAGGCCACGACGCGGCTGGGCGGCTACACGCCGCTGCTGCTGGCCGCCGAGCACGGGCACGCGGCCGTGATTTCCGCCCTGATCACCGGCGGCGCCGATGCCAAGGCCGGCAACGCGCTCGGCACCACGGCGCTGATGCTTGCCGCCGGATCCGGCAACGCCACCGCGGTCACCACGCTGGTCGAAAACGGCGCCGAAATCGAGGCGCGCGAGAAGACCTTCGGGCAGACGCCGCTGATGTTTGCCACCGCCAATAACCGCGTCGAGGCCATCCAGGCGCTGATCAAGGCCGGTGCCGACGTCAAGGCGACGTCGAAGGTGGTCAACGTCGGGAGCCTCAGCAGCCAGGAACAGGAGTTCCTCGCGCAGGCCTCAGGCAGCGGCGCGCAGCCAGGTGGTGGCGGCCAGGGCCGCACCGGTCAAGTCGTGGCCGCCGGCACCACGCCGCCAGCGGATGCCCCGGCCCCGGCCCCAGGTGCCGGCGGTGGCGGCGGTCGTCGCGGTGGCGGCGGCAGGCCCGGCATCGACCGGCCCTTCTTCTATAACGAGTTGATCGGCACCCAGGGCGGCGTGACCGCGCTGATGCTGGCGGCGCGCGGCGGCTATGCCGACGCGGTCAAGACGCTCGTGGCGGCCGGTGCCGACGTCAACCAGGTGTCGGCCGGCGACAAGACCAGCCCGCTGCTGATTGCCACCATCAACGGCCAGTTCGACCTGGCGCAGTGGCTGCTCGAGCGCGGCGCCAACCCGAACGCGGCCGCCGAGAATGGCGTGACGCCGCTCTATGCCGCGCTGAACGTGACCTGGGCCCCCCGCGCGCTCTATCCCCAGCCGCGGGCGCACAACCAGCAGCAGACGACCTACCTGTCGTTCATGAAGGCGCTGCTCGAGAAGGGCGCCGATCCGAATCTGCGGCTCACGCGGAAGGTCTGGTACTCGGAATACAACTTCGATCTCGCCGGCGTCGACGAGATCGGCGCCACGCCGATGTGGCGTGCCGCCTTTGCCGGTGACGTCGCGGCGATGACGCTGCTGATGGAGCACGGCGCCGACCCGAACATTCCCACGATGCGTCCCGCCGGCCGGCAACGGCTCGGCGACACCGGCGAAGTGCGCCAGGCGGCCGACGTGTCGGGCCTGCCGCCGGTGCCGCTCGGCGGTCCCGGCGTGCCGCCGCTGCAGGCCGCGTCGGGCGTCGGCTTCGGCGAAGGCTTCGCCGCCAACTCGCACATCCACTCGCCGGCGGGCTTCCTGCCCGGCATCAAGTACATGGTCGAAGTCGCCGGTGCTGACGTCAACGCGGTGGACCACGACGGCAATACCGCGCTGCACCACGCGGCCGCGCGTGGCGACAACGAATCGATTCTCTACCTGGTCAGCAAGGGCGCCGACGTTACCAGGGTGAACCGCGAGGGCCAGACGGTGGCCGACATGGCCAACGGCCCGGTGCAGCGCACCCAGCCCTATCCCGAAACGCTGAAGCTGCTCGAGAAGCTCGGCTCCAAGAACAACAACAAGTGCGTGTCGTGTTGA
- a CDS encoding DUF1552 domain-containing protein produces MEFITKKHISRRTVLRGLGVTVALPLLDAMMPAQTLLAKTAVTGKVRLSAIEMVHGSAGATVFGAAKNMWSPAAVGTAFDLSPSALSPLEPFRDYLTIVSNTDVRNAEAFSLQEIGADHFRSSAVFLTQSHPKKTQGSDVRAGTSLDQLYAHKFGQETAIPSMQLSIETVDQSGGCAYGYSCAYTDTISWSDPHTPLPMIRDPRAAFDSLFGVGATPAERAAIRRTDKSILDWVSEEVARLQKQLGTSDRARLGAFLEEVREVERRIQRVEAHNASGEVRELPEAPIGVPDSFEEHVKLMLDLQVLAFATDVTRVFSFKMGRDGSARVYPDSGVRSAFHPASHHGEREDRVTDFNKINRYHVSMIPYFLNKLKNTPDGDKNLLDNTVVIYGSPMGNSNVHNHKRCPLFLAGKGGGALRGNLHLKAADGTPMANAMLALMQDIGLTDVQSFGDSTGRFDLNTVPVTTASAE; encoded by the coding sequence ATGGAATTTATCACGAAGAAGCACATCTCCCGCCGCACCGTTCTGCGCGGCCTTGGCGTGACCGTGGCCCTGCCGTTGCTCGACGCAATGATGCCGGCCCAGACGCTGCTCGCCAAGACCGCGGTCACCGGCAAGGTGCGGCTGTCAGCCATTGAAATGGTCCATGGCTCGGCCGGCGCGACCGTCTTCGGCGCCGCCAAGAACATGTGGTCGCCGGCGGCGGTCGGCACCGCGTTCGACCTGAGCCCGAGCGCGCTGTCGCCGCTCGAGCCGTTCCGCGACTACCTGACGATTGTCAGCAACACCGACGTCCGCAACGCCGAGGCGTTTTCGCTGCAGGAGATCGGCGCCGACCACTTCCGCTCGAGCGCGGTGTTCCTGACCCAGTCGCACCCCAAGAAGACGCAGGGCTCCGACGTGCGGGCCGGCACGTCGCTCGACCAGCTCTACGCGCACAAGTTCGGCCAGGAGACGGCCATCCCGTCGATGCAGTTGAGCATCGAGACGGTCGATCAGTCGGGCGGCTGCGCCTACGGTTACAGCTGCGCCTACACCGACACCATCAGCTGGTCGGATCCGCACACCCCGCTGCCGATGATCCGCGACCCGCGCGCGGCGTTCGATTCGTTGTTCGGCGTCGGCGCGACGCCGGCCGAGCGCGCCGCCATTCGTCGCACCGACAAGAGCATTCTCGACTGGGTGAGCGAAGAGGTGGCGCGGTTGCAGAAGCAGCTGGGCACCAGCGACCGCGCCCGCCTGGGCGCCTTCCTCGAGGAAGTGCGTGAAGTCGAGCGCCGCATCCAGCGCGTCGAGGCGCACAACGCGTCCGGCGAAGTCCGCGAACTGCCGGAGGCGCCGATCGGCGTGCCCGATTCGTTCGAGGAGCACGTCAAGCTGATGCTCGACTTGCAGGTGCTGGCGTTTGCCACCGACGTGACCCGCGTGTTCTCGTTCAAGATGGGCCGCGACGGCTCGGCGCGGGTCTATCCCGACAGCGGCGTCCGCTCCGCGTTCCACCCCGCGTCGCACCACGGCGAGCGCGAAGACCGCGTGACCGATTTCAACAAGATCAACCGGTATCACGTGAGCATGATTCCGTACTTCCTGAACAAGCTGAAGAACACCCCGGACGGCGACAAGAACCTGCTCGACAACACGGTCGTGATCTACGGGTCGCCGATGGGCAACTCGAACGTGCACAACCACAAGCGCTGCCCGCTGTTCCTGGCCGGCAAGGGGGGCGGCGCGCTGCGCGGCAACCTGCACCTGAAGGCCGCCGACGGCACGCCCATGGCCAACGCGATGCTGGCCCTGATGCAGGACATCGGCCTGACCGACGTGCAGAGCTTCGGCGACAGCACCGGCCGGTTCGACTTGAACACCGTGCCGGTGACCACCGCGTCGGCGGAGTAA
- a CDS encoding 6-bladed beta-propeller produces the protein MRRTLVSSFVVVILLAAATAQAQGDGGYKLVPDWPKLPPGEFFGLKTAPPPPAEREAQAAARRATGQTGARPPGQAPTNQPGISGVAIDAQDRIYVFNRGAKPIMVFDPAGNLVMAGGDIDLNGKKLDPNWQHSGAVDWEGNVYMIERDAHRVVKLSPKMDKVLLQLGTTMEKGNDATHFDLPSGVAVLRNGNIVVTDGYGNNRVAMFDKTGKFIKQVGKGAGGPADKGNGPGEWVLPHKLALDAQDNMYIIDREGHRLQVYDKDLNYLREIKVEGWYPWDIAISRTGDDGFAYIADHAGERVHKLSLKDGKLVATWGKQGLGPGEFDWVHGIVVDSKGGVYAADTYGQRIQKFQK, from the coding sequence ATGCGACGGACACTGGTCTCTTCATTCGTGGTCGTGATTTTGCTCGCCGCCGCGACGGCGCAAGCGCAAGGGGATGGCGGCTACAAGCTCGTGCCGGACTGGCCGAAACTGCCGCCCGGCGAATTCTTCGGCCTGAAGACCGCGCCGCCGCCGCCGGCGGAGCGCGAAGCGCAAGCGGCCGCGCGTCGTGCGACTGGACAGACTGGCGCTCGGCCGCCCGGACAGGCGCCCACCAATCAACCCGGCATCTCCGGCGTCGCGATCGACGCGCAGGATCGCATCTACGTGTTCAACCGCGGCGCCAAGCCGATCATGGTGTTCGACCCGGCCGGCAACCTGGTGATGGCCGGCGGCGATATCGATCTCAACGGCAAGAAGCTCGACCCCAACTGGCAGCACTCCGGTGCCGTGGACTGGGAAGGCAACGTCTACATGATCGAGCGCGACGCCCACCGCGTGGTGAAGCTCAGCCCCAAGATGGACAAGGTCCTGCTCCAGCTCGGGACCACGATGGAGAAGGGCAACGACGCCACGCACTTCGACCTGCCGTCTGGCGTCGCTGTCCTCAGAAACGGCAACATCGTCGTCACCGACGGCTATGGCAACAACCGCGTGGCGATGTTCGACAAGACCGGCAAGTTCATCAAGCAAGTGGGCAAGGGCGCGGGCGGCCCGGCCGACAAGGGCAACGGTCCCGGCGAGTGGGTGCTGCCCCACAAGCTCGCGCTTGATGCGCAAGACAACATGTACATCATCGATCGCGAGGGGCACCGGCTGCAGGTATACGACAAGGACCTGAACTACCTGCGCGAGATCAAGGTCGAGGGCTGGTACCCGTGGGACATTGCCATCTCGCGCACGGGTGATGATGGCTTCGCATACATCGCCGACCACGCAGGAGAGCGCGTCCACAAGCTGTCGTTGAAGGACGGCAAACTCGTCGCGACCTGGGGTAAGCAGGGCCTCGGCCCCGGCGAGTTCGACTGGGTCCACGGCATCGTGGTCGACTCGAAGGGCGGTGTCTACGCCGCCGACACCTACGGCCAGCGCATTCAGAAATTCCAGAAGTAG
- the soxC gene encoding sulfite dehydrogenase — translation MGPQKTISRRRVLAAGTAGIVGAALPIAGQSADQAARPRVPADPTKVQGPLSTDVGGRSPFEQPKRVSLGARRTSSLTPLQDLDGIITPSDLHFERHHGGVPAIDPAQYSLLVHGMVDRPLVFTLADLRRFPGRSMIRMMECSGNGGRAYRREGNQTDVTPQQVDGLTSTSEWTGVPLATLLREAGASPKARWLLAEGMDAAVMTRSIPIEKAYDDALIAYGQNGEALRPEQGYPVRLFLPGVEGNASIKWLRRIEVADQPFMTREETSKYTDPLPDGTARIFSLDMDAKSLITEPAFPDQLTGPGWWEVRGLAWSGRGKIAKVDISVDGGKTWRPATLDEPVLPKCHTRFRFPFEWKGGETTLLSRATDETGYTQPTLDVLMAARGPATAYHFNHIRGWKVLADGAVKFAGGA, via the coding sequence ATGGGACCTCAAAAGACCATCTCGCGACGGAGGGTTTTGGCGGCCGGAACGGCCGGAATTGTCGGTGCGGCCCTCCCAATTGCTGGTCAAAGCGCGGATCAGGCGGCTCGTCCCAGGGTGCCGGCGGACCCGACCAAGGTCCAGGGGCCGCTCAGCACCGACGTCGGGGGACGATCCCCCTTCGAACAGCCCAAGCGCGTCTCGCTCGGCGCTCGCCGGACGTCGAGCCTGACGCCGCTGCAGGATCTCGACGGCATCATCACCCCCTCGGACCTGCACTTCGAGCGGCATCACGGCGGCGTGCCCGCCATTGATCCCGCGCAGTACTCGCTGCTCGTTCACGGCATGGTCGACCGGCCGCTGGTGTTCACCCTCGCCGACCTGCGGCGCTTCCCCGGCCGCTCGATGATCCGCATGATGGAGTGCTCGGGCAACGGCGGGCGGGCCTATCGCCGCGAAGGCAACCAGACCGACGTCACGCCGCAACAGGTCGACGGCCTGACCAGCACCAGCGAATGGACCGGCGTGCCCCTCGCCACGCTGCTACGCGAAGCCGGCGCCTCGCCGAAAGCCAGGTGGCTGCTCGCCGAGGGCATGGACGCCGCCGTGATGACACGCAGCATCCCCATTGAGAAGGCGTACGACGATGCGCTGATCGCGTACGGGCAGAACGGCGAGGCGCTGCGGCCCGAGCAGGGCTACCCGGTACGCCTGTTCCTGCCGGGTGTCGAGGGCAACGCCAGCATCAAGTGGCTGCGCCGCATCGAGGTTGCCGACCAGCCGTTCATGACCCGCGAGGAAACCTCGAAATACACCGACCCGCTGCCCGACGGCACGGCGCGCATCTTCAGCCTCGACATGGATGCCAAGTCGCTGATCACCGAACCGGCCTTTCCCGACCAGCTGACCGGACCGGGCTGGTGGGAAGTGCGCGGCCTGGCGTGGAGCGGCCGCGGCAAGATCGCAAAGGTCGACATCAGTGTCGATGGCGGCAAGACCTGGCGGCCGGCGACGCTCGACGAACCGGTGCTGCCCAAGTGCCACACGCGCTTCCGCTTCCCGTTCGAATGGAAGGGCGGCGAAACCACCTTATTGAGCCGGGCCACCGACGAGACCGGCTACACGCAACCCACCCTCGATGTGCTGATGGCCGCGCGCGGGCCGGCCACCGCGTATCACTTCAACCACATCCGCGGCTGGAAGGTGCTGGCCGATGGCGCGGTGAAGTTCGCGGGGGGCGCGTAA
- a CDS encoding DUF1592 domain-containing protein, which translates to MKKLSLVVGFGLVAALGFRVYAEQPASAPGLASRATARQAAPAEPAVAVSHEPASPKLANQSASEGGQNALVKQYCASCHNDRNKNNAAGLSLQGFDASKVGHDVDVAETAEKIIRKLRAGMMPPSGSRRPDATVLTAFATSMETRLDQAAALSPNPGRRPFQRLNRAEYARAVRGMFDLDVDVSAFLPPDQISAGFDNVADSQSFSATLMEGYLRAASRISALAVGDPKTGAAEVTFKVPRTGSQMGHVEGAPFGTRGGIAVMHTFPADGEYSFRMQLHSIPTGQLFGSTVRGEILEVSIDGERVAAVEINPRMSESDPNGMNLTTPRVHIKAGTHQLAAAFVQRFDAVPDDLMPPIEHTLADSQIGSGFGITTLPHLREFAVGGPFKVTGVSDTPSRRKIFTCRPTAAAEEAACASQIIRTLATQAYRAPLTAADYDGLQKFYQQGRSEGDFESGIRLAVQAMLASPKFLFRLEEAPATVRPGQNYRLTDRDLATRLSFFLWGMGPDAQLLKVAGNGTLRAPGVLAAQVKRMLADPKAEALSTRFASQWFRLQDLDKLNPDALLFPYYDFGLAQALKRETELFFDSIVRDDRPITELLTADYTFVNERVAKHYGLPNVNGPDFRRVTLADENRRGLLGHGSILALTSVADRTSPVLRGKWVMEVLLASPPPAPPPNVPLLEETKGEDAGVQLTTRQRMEQHRANPACTSCHKVIDPIGLALENFDVTGRWRIRDNGAPVDPIGDLYDGTKMTGPAGLRTALLKHQDMFVLSFTERLLTYSLGRRVEYFDMPAIRRITREAAKQNHKFSAFVMGIVTSQAFQMSKADVVETTTVER; encoded by the coding sequence ATGAAAAAACTCTCGTTGGTGGTCGGTTTCGGGTTGGTCGCGGCGCTTGGATTCCGCGTGTACGCGGAGCAGCCCGCCTCCGCGCCCGGGCTCGCTTCGCGCGCTACGGCGAGACAGGCTGCCCCGGCGGAGCCAGCGGTCGCGGTGAGCCACGAGCCGGCCTCGCCGAAGCTCGCGAATCAGTCAGCGAGCGAGGGCGGGCAGAACGCGCTCGTCAAGCAGTACTGCGCCAGCTGTCATAACGATCGCAACAAGAACAACGCGGCGGGATTGTCGCTGCAGGGCTTCGATGCGTCGAAGGTCGGCCACGACGTTGACGTCGCGGAGACCGCGGAGAAGATCATCCGCAAGCTGCGCGCGGGGATGATGCCGCCCTCGGGTTCGCGGCGTCCCGACGCCACCGTGCTGACGGCCTTCGCCACCTCGATGGAGACGCGACTCGACCAGGCGGCCGCGCTCAGCCCCAATCCCGGCCGCCGTCCGTTCCAGCGCCTGAACCGCGCGGAGTATGCGCGCGCGGTGCGCGGCATGTTCGACCTGGACGTCGACGTCAGCGCGTTCCTGCCGCCCGACCAGATCAGCGCCGGCTTCGACAACGTCGCCGACTCGCAGAGCTTCTCGGCGACCTTGATGGAAGGCTACCTGCGCGCCGCCAGCCGCATCAGCGCGCTCGCGGTCGGCGACCCCAAGACCGGCGCCGCCGAGGTCACCTTCAAGGTGCCGCGCACCGGCTCGCAGATGGGGCACGTCGAGGGCGCGCCGTTCGGCACGCGCGGCGGCATCGCCGTCATGCACACGTTCCCCGCCGACGGCGAGTACAGCTTCCGCATGCAGTTGCATTCAATCCCGACCGGGCAGCTGTTTGGCAGCACCGTGCGGGGCGAGATCCTCGAGGTGTCGATTGACGGCGAGCGCGTCGCCGCGGTCGAGATCAACCCGCGCATGAGCGAGTCGGACCCCAACGGGATGAACCTGACGACGCCGAGGGTCCACATCAAGGCGGGGACGCATCAACTGGCGGCCGCGTTCGTGCAGCGCTTCGACGCGGTGCCCGACGACCTGATGCCGCCGATCGAGCACACGCTGGCCGACAGCCAGATCGGCTCGGGCTTCGGGATCACGACGCTGCCGCACCTGCGCGAGTTCGCGGTCGGTGGTCCGTTCAAGGTGACCGGCGTGTCCGACACCCCGAGCCGCCGCAAGATCTTCACCTGCCGTCCGACCGCCGCCGCCGAAGAGGCCGCGTGCGCGTCGCAGATTATCCGTACGCTCGCGACCCAGGCGTACCGGGCGCCGCTGACCGCCGCCGACTACGACGGCCTGCAGAAGTTCTACCAGCAGGGGCGCAGTGAGGGGGACTTCGAGTCGGGCATCCGGCTCGCGGTGCAGGCGATGCTCGCCAGCCCGAAGTTCCTGTTTCGGCTCGAGGAAGCGCCGGCCACGGTGCGGCCGGGCCAGAACTACCGCCTGACCGATCGCGACCTGGCGACGCGCCTGTCGTTCTTCCTGTGGGGCATGGGCCCCGACGCGCAGTTACTGAAGGTGGCGGGCAACGGTACGCTGCGCGCGCCGGGCGTGCTCGCCGCGCAGGTCAAGCGCATGCTGGCCGACCCGAAGGCCGAGGCACTGTCCACCCGCTTTGCGTCGCAGTGGTTCCGGCTGCAGGACCTCGACAAGCTCAATCCCGACGCGCTGTTGTTTCCGTATTACGACTTCGGGCTGGCGCAGGCGCTCAAGCGCGAAACCGAACTGTTCTTCGACAGCATCGTCCGCGACGATCGCCCGATCACCGAACTGCTGACGGCCGATTACACGTTCGTCAACGAGCGCGTCGCCAAGCACTACGGCCTCCCGAACGTGAACGGCCCCGACTTCCGCCGCGTCACGCTGGCCGACGAGAACCGCCGCGGGCTGCTCGGCCACGGCAGCATTCTCGCGCTGACCTCGGTCGCCGATCGCACTTCGCCGGTGCTGCGCGGCAAGTGGGTGATGGAAGTGCTGCTGGCCTCGCCGCCACCGGCGCCGCCGCCCAACGTGCCGCTGCTCGAGGAAACCAAGGGCGAAGATGCCGGCGTCCAGCTGACGACCCGCCAGCGGATGGAGCAGCATCGCGCCAACCCGGCGTGCACCTCGTGCCACAAGGTGATCGACCCGATCGGCCTGGCGCTCGAGAACTTCGACGTCACCGGCCGGTGGCGCATTCGCGACAACGGCGCCCCGGTCGACCCGATTGGCGACCTCTACGACGGCACCAAGATGACCGGGCCCGCGGGCCTGCGCACGGCGCTGCTGAAGCACCAGGACATGTTCGTGCTGAGCTTCACCGAGCGGCTGCTGACCTACAGCCTCGGCCGGCGGGTCGAGTATTTCGACATGCCGGCGATTCGCCGGATCACACGCGAGGCCGCGAAACAGAATCACAAGTTTTCGGCGTTCGTCATGGGCATCGTGACGAGCCAGGCGTTCCAGATGAGCAAGGCTGACGTAGTCGAAACGACGACAGTGGAGAGATAG